Proteins encoded by one window of Tunturibacter psychrotolerans:
- a CDS encoding 6-pyruvoyl trahydropterin synthase family protein, producing MIFLTRKAEFSAAHFYWNEAWSPEENQRVFGKCANRNGHGHNYTLEVTVAGSIDPVSGFVVDLKELKDILEREVVSVYDHRHLNLEVPEFKTAIPTTENIAIAIWQRLDNKIPHAKLHRVRVYEMPDLFADYYGEP from the coding sequence ATGATTTTTCTAACCCGCAAAGCCGAATTCTCCGCCGCCCACTTCTATTGGAATGAAGCCTGGTCGCCCGAGGAGAACCAACGCGTCTTCGGCAAATGTGCAAATCGCAACGGCCACGGGCACAATTACACGTTGGAGGTCACAGTTGCAGGCTCGATAGACCCCGTCTCCGGCTTCGTAGTCGATCTCAAAGAGCTGAAAGACATCCTCGAGCGGGAGGTCGTCAGCGTCTACGATCACCGGCATCTGAACCTCGAAGTCCCCGAGTTCAAAACCGCGATCCCGACAACAGAAAACATTGCAATCGCGATCTGGCAGCGTCTTGACAATAAAATTCCCCACGCAAAGCTGCACCGCGTCCGTGTCTACGAGATGCCCGATCTTTTCGCAGACTACTATGGTGAGCCATGA
- a CDS encoding glycosyltransferase, whose protein sequence is MSDPSLEHPPNPDESPDLELSVIIPARNEQRSLPACLASILSQSEPGFLLGQQWELIVVNDDSTDDTRSIATEAAAIHPGVIVLDAPALDLSANAGFTGKTNACWTGAQAARGKYLLFTDADTLHETNDISRSLREADRHKVALLSYSPRQIVTGFWQHAVMPLIFSELASVYPSKQVNDPARRLAAANGQFLLVEREAYFSVGGHRAVGDRILEDVALAENIKRPPRTIRFRYAPEAVSTRMYRTTSEMVEGWTKNLALLFPKPVALALWRVLDVILFFGLPIAAFGLYWLQPWQRSVILLIWVRTLWRFYSRVARSNFPAIDVAISILGVPLFIYMLLRSVIHHRFRKTVVWKGRNYNAAP, encoded by the coding sequence GTGAGCGACCCGTCCCTCGAGCATCCCCCGAACCCTGACGAATCACCCGACCTGGAACTCTCTGTCATCATTCCAGCCCGCAACGAGCAGCGCTCGCTGCCCGCCTGCCTCGCCTCGATCCTCAGCCAGTCTGAGCCCGGTTTCCTCCTCGGCCAACAGTGGGAGCTGATTGTCGTCAACGATGACTCAACCGACGACACCCGCAGCATTGCCACCGAAGCCGCCGCGATTCACCCAGGCGTGATCGTCCTCGACGCCCCGGCCTTAGATCTCAGCGCTAACGCAGGATTCACCGGCAAGACCAACGCCTGCTGGACCGGTGCTCAAGCCGCACGTGGCAAATATCTCCTCTTCACCGACGCAGACACCCTCCACGAGACCAACGACATCTCCCGCTCCCTCCGCGAAGCCGATCGCCACAAAGTAGCTCTGCTCTCCTATTCGCCTCGTCAAATCGTCACCGGCTTCTGGCAGCACGCCGTCATGCCGCTGATCTTTTCAGAACTGGCCTCCGTCTACCCTTCCAAGCAGGTCAACGATCCCGCCCGCCGCCTGGCCGCTGCCAACGGGCAGTTCCTCCTCGTCGAACGCGAAGCCTACTTCTCCGTCGGCGGACATCGTGCCGTCGGAGACCGCATCCTCGAAGACGTCGCCCTCGCCGAGAACATCAAACGACCGCCCCGCACCATCCGCTTCCGCTACGCCCCCGAAGCCGTCTCCACGCGCATGTATCGGACCACCTCGGAGATGGTCGAAGGCTGGACCAAAAATCTCGCGCTCCTTTTCCCGAAGCCCGTTGCCCTCGCGCTCTGGCGAGTCCTCGATGTCATTCTCTTCTTCGGCTTGCCCATCGCGGCCTTTGGCCTCTATTGGCTACAGCCATGGCAGCGAAGCGTTATCCTTCTCATCTGGGTTCGAACGCTCTGGCGCTTCTATTCCCGGGTCGCCCGCTCGAACTTCCCAGCCATCGATGTAGCAATCTCGATACTGGGCGTACCTCTTTTCATCTATATGCTTCTTCGCAGCGTCATTCACCACCGCTTCAGAAAAACTGTTGTCTGGAAGGGACGTAACTACAACGCGGCCCCTTAG
- a CDS encoding TlpA family protein disulfide reductase, which yields MRRLLMSAVFGVLLVAGCDRGSRPGNIDKPAPQFVMGDGTRTVDLSKLRGRVVVLNLWATWCAPCIEELPSLLALQKQMPELAIVAVSMDQDPDVYKRFLVEHHVDVLTVRDEDQKVNALYGTVQIPETYIIDKQGVLRRKFIGAQVWTSPEITSYLSKM from the coding sequence GTGCGTAGATTGTTGATGAGTGCAGTGTTTGGGGTACTGCTGGTGGCGGGGTGCGACCGGGGCAGCCGTCCGGGAAATATTGATAAACCCGCGCCGCAGTTTGTGATGGGCGACGGTACCCGAACTGTCGATTTGAGCAAGCTACGCGGGCGGGTGGTCGTGCTGAACCTATGGGCGACCTGGTGCGCGCCCTGCATCGAAGAGCTGCCTAGCCTGCTGGCGTTACAGAAACAGATGCCGGAGCTGGCGATTGTTGCTGTGAGCATGGATCAGGACCCGGATGTCTATAAGCGCTTTTTGGTAGAGCATCACGTGGATGTGCTGACGGTTCGCGACGAGGACCAGAAGGTGAATGCGCTGTATGGTACGGTGCAGATTCCTGAGACCTACATTATCGATAAGCAGGGCGTATTGCGGCGGAAGTTCATCGGCGCGCAGGTGTGGACCAGCCCTGAGATTACGAGCTATCTCTCGAAGATGTGA
- a CDS encoding GNAT family N-acetyltransferase — MTDLSESLFANPVWSALHTKHRHFALQAGDACRYPADVAPFAAVTSPSAGALLQLHSLLVPGESVWIVGESYPQTAKLAFEQTLVCLQMVLPAEIAPPAPTTEILPLLNDHAREMVALTDLAFPGFFRARTCEMGSYFGIRSNGQLIAMGGERLILDGYPEISGICTHPDYRGKGYAESLIWHLVRNHRREGLVSWLHVTATNQRAINLYRRMGFSEARKVTLHLVSRKD, encoded by the coding sequence ATGACCGATCTATCAGAAAGCCTGTTTGCAAATCCGGTGTGGAGCGCCCTGCACACGAAGCATCGCCACTTCGCCCTCCAAGCCGGAGACGCTTGCCGCTATCCTGCCGATGTCGCTCCCTTCGCCGCCGTAACTTCTCCGAGCGCAGGCGCTCTCCTCCAACTTCACTCCCTCCTCGTGCCTGGCGAATCCGTTTGGATCGTAGGCGAAAGCTACCCCCAAACCGCGAAACTGGCCTTCGAACAGACCCTGGTCTGTCTCCAGATGGTCCTCCCTGCGGAGATTGCCCCCCCGGCGCCGACCACCGAAATCCTTCCGCTCTTAAATGACCATGCACGCGAGATGGTGGCCCTCACCGACCTCGCATTCCCAGGGTTCTTCCGCGCCAGAACCTGCGAGATGGGCTCTTACTTCGGTATTCGTTCCAACGGACAACTGATCGCGATGGGCGGGGAGCGCCTCATCCTCGACGGTTATCCCGAGATCAGCGGCATCTGCACGCACCCCGATTACCGCGGTAAAGGCTATGCGGAAAGTCTGATCTGGCATCTTGTAAGAAATCATCGTCGCGAAGGCCTCGTCTCCTGGCTTCATGTCACCGCCACCAACCAGCGCGCCATCAACCTCTATCGACGAATGGGATTCTCCGAGGCCCGTAAAGTCACGCTCCACCTCGTCTCTCGCAAAGATTAA
- a CDS encoding Fe-S-containing protein, which produces MLQAFIITLREGVEASLIVGIVFAYLSKIGRPELKRTVFWALGSAIAASVAGAVVIARSQFNTDVFEGWVMLAAAAFVVSMIWFMHKTARTMKGSIEEKISQYTGAAGVSKAGLFFFVFLLVLREGVETVLILSAVTLNSTELLSFTGTLLGIAVAVVFGVLFIRGSVKINLQRFFRVTTVILYFVAFQLIVSGLHELSENGVLPSSPTEMRLIGPIVRNDLFFFVTMLALAGLMMLMEYKRRTPAVLTVNATSADKRRAEWTQRREKMWMTAVVATSFVFIFLSTAEFIYAKSSTALSPTAAVTLVGSQVTLPTADVNDDKLHRYGVHLDDGKGGNVEIRFLLFRKPDGNIVSVADACQICGPVGFYIGDQGITCKMCASPLNANSMGTKGGCNPIPLKSTVGGGQLVIQAEDLRALAPVFER; this is translated from the coding sequence ATGTTACAGGCATTTATCATCACGCTCCGTGAGGGGGTCGAGGCATCTCTGATCGTCGGCATCGTCTTCGCCTACCTGTCCAAAATTGGGAGGCCGGAGCTGAAGCGCACCGTCTTCTGGGCACTTGGTTCGGCGATTGCGGCTAGTGTGGCGGGAGCGGTGGTGATCGCCCGGAGCCAGTTCAACACAGATGTGTTTGAAGGTTGGGTGATGTTGGCGGCGGCGGCGTTCGTTGTCAGCATGATCTGGTTTATGCACAAGACCGCGCGGACGATGAAGGGATCGATCGAGGAGAAGATCTCGCAATATACCGGTGCAGCGGGGGTGTCGAAGGCTGGGCTGTTCTTCTTTGTGTTTCTGCTGGTGCTTCGCGAGGGGGTGGAGACGGTGCTGATTCTGTCGGCGGTTACGTTGAACTCGACGGAGCTGTTGAGCTTTACCGGGACGCTGCTTGGGATTGCGGTCGCGGTTGTATTTGGGGTGTTGTTTATTCGCGGCAGCGTAAAGATCAACCTGCAACGATTCTTTCGTGTCACGACCGTCATTCTTTACTTTGTGGCGTTTCAGCTGATCGTGAGTGGGCTGCATGAGTTGAGCGAGAATGGCGTACTGCCATCGAGCCCGACGGAGATGCGCTTGATCGGGCCAATTGTGCGGAATGATCTTTTCTTCTTCGTCACGATGCTGGCGCTGGCCGGGTTGATGATGCTGATGGAATACAAGCGGCGGACGCCTGCGGTGTTGACCGTGAACGCTACTTCTGCAGATAAGCGACGGGCAGAGTGGACACAGAGACGCGAGAAGATGTGGATGACGGCCGTGGTTGCGACGAGCTTCGTGTTTATTTTTCTATCGACGGCCGAGTTTATCTACGCGAAGAGTTCGACTGCGCTGTCGCCGACGGCGGCGGTGACGTTGGTGGGGTCCCAGGTGACGTTGCCTACTGCTGATGTGAACGACGACAAGCTGCATCGCTATGGCGTGCATCTGGACGATGGCAAGGGTGGCAATGTGGAGATACGGTTTCTGCTGTTCAGGAAGCCGGATGGAAATATTGTTTCGGTTGCGGATGCTTGTCAGATCTGCGGACCGGTTGGGTTCTATATCGGCGACCAGGGGATTACGTGCAAGATGTGCGCTTCGCCGTTGAATGCGAATTCGATGGGGACTAAGGGTGGATGTAATCCGATTCCGCTGAAGTCGACCGTGGGTGGTGGGCAATTGGTGATTCAGGCGGAGGACCTGCGGGCGCTTGCGCCGGTGTTTGAACGGTAA
- a CDS encoding ABC transporter permease codes for MFFRLLMESFRRQRRRKMLAGVAILLGTTAVTAMLALATTIGDRIHKELAVYGANIVVYPKADLLDVKVGGVDVKPASGGVYLKESDLEKLKTIFWANNITGVSPELRLNDQARLIDSNEASFPVSVIGMWFDHAFGTLKTGTLQLHPWWRLEGRWPLAEPDSDHWEVAVNSALAKKLNLQIGSKFLMRRLASLEGGGYTAAYVTGIVSTGDQTEMDVLVPLPIAQAIAGKNGAVSRVEISARTKPEDAFARVDPDSLPPKQREIWYCRPYANSIAYQIREAIPGAQAEQVRRVEQSEGNVLKRISGLMWLISAAALLAAGFAVSAAMATAILERRGEIGLMRSLGASKGSIALLFYAETGLLAVLAGTMGYLLGSALAAWLGAKIFAGDGGAAEAVLIPVLLPVVVALALVVAIAGSTPSIRTALRMEPSAILRADA; via the coding sequence ATGTTCTTTCGACTGCTCATGGAGAGCTTTCGCAGACAGCGTCGGCGCAAGATGCTGGCGGGTGTGGCAATTCTGCTTGGGACAACGGCTGTGACGGCGATGCTGGCGTTGGCTACTACGATTGGGGATCGAATTCATAAGGAATTGGCGGTGTATGGGGCAAACATCGTTGTGTACCCAAAGGCCGATCTACTGGATGTGAAGGTGGGTGGGGTGGATGTGAAGCCGGCAAGTGGTGGGGTTTATCTGAAGGAGTCCGATTTAGAGAAGCTGAAGACGATCTTTTGGGCGAACAACATTACTGGAGTTAGTCCGGAGTTGCGGCTGAACGATCAAGCCCGTCTGATTGACTCCAATGAAGCATCCTTTCCTGTTTCCGTGATAGGAATGTGGTTCGATCATGCCTTCGGTACCCTAAAAACGGGTACATTACAACTGCACCCATGGTGGAGGCTTGAGGGTAGATGGCCGCTCGCTGAACCCGACTCAGATCATTGGGAGGTGGCAGTAAACTCTGCTTTGGCCAAAAAGCTCAATCTTCAAATTGGAAGCAAGTTTCTGATGCGACGATTGGCGAGCCTTGAAGGCGGAGGGTACACCGCAGCCTACGTAACGGGAATCGTATCCACGGGCGATCAAACTGAAATGGATGTGCTTGTTCCACTGCCCATTGCGCAGGCGATAGCAGGTAAAAACGGCGCCGTCTCACGAGTCGAGATCTCTGCGCGGACGAAGCCGGAGGATGCGTTTGCGCGGGTTGATCCCGATTCCCTGCCTCCGAAGCAGCGGGAGATCTGGTACTGCAGGCCTTATGCGAATTCGATTGCTTATCAGATTCGCGAGGCGATTCCAGGGGCACAGGCGGAGCAGGTTCGCAGGGTGGAGCAGAGTGAAGGCAATGTGCTGAAACGGATCAGCGGTCTAATGTGGCTGATCAGTGCGGCGGCATTGCTGGCTGCGGGGTTTGCAGTGAGCGCTGCGATGGCGACAGCGATTCTTGAGCGGCGTGGGGAGATTGGATTGATGCGCTCGCTGGGTGCGAGCAAAGGCTCGATTGCTCTGCTGTTCTATGCGGAGACTGGGTTGCTGGCGGTGCTTGCGGGGACGATGGGTTATTTGCTCGGTTCGGCGCTTGCAGCCTGGCTAGGCGCGAAGATCTTTGCGGGTGATGGTGGCGCGGCGGAGGCGGTGTTGATTCCGGTATTGCTGCCCGTTGTTGTTGCGCTGGCGCTGGTAGTGGCGATTGCGGGAAGCACGCCCTCGATACGGACGGCTCTGCGGATGGAGCCTTCGGCGATTCTGCGGGCGGATGCGTAA
- a CDS encoding ABC transporter permease, whose translation MATLSLFGMLRRSLVHRRARSVSALVAMTVSAGVATALLTLYADLDAKLHKEFRSFGANVVITAPASAPLSADALAQVRETAGADAVAAEFAYAVATTDTGTAVVVAGTDFAAVRRLDSWWQVDAWPEASAGDVALLGQRAAQFVGNEHAVELTYAGHSVTPRGVGRIKTGGDEDSRIYMPLAAFTTWTGVGPSVIELQVPGGAASVEATMARLRQALPEMQVQPVRQLVEGESKIVDKTHSLMYGAVLLIALTVAVSVLATLSASVLERRRDFALMKALGGSQMQLMGMFLLEALVLALAGVAAGFVVGSAAAWAISEGNFHTATLPHLSVLPLVLLLNVVIAAMAALFPARVLRGLQPAALLKGE comes from the coding sequence ATGGCGACGCTGAGTTTGTTCGGGATGTTGCGGCGGTCGCTGGTGCATCGCAGGGCTCGAAGTGTGTCGGCGTTGGTGGCGATGACCGTGTCGGCAGGTGTTGCGACGGCGCTGCTGACGCTCTATGCGGATCTTGATGCGAAGCTGCATAAGGAGTTTCGAAGCTTCGGCGCGAATGTTGTGATTACGGCTCCTGCTTCGGCGCCTCTTAGTGCGGATGCTTTGGCCCAGGTGAGAGAGACCGCTGGCGCGGATGCGGTTGCGGCGGAGTTTGCCTACGCCGTGGCTACGACTGATACGGGTACGGCGGTGGTGGTGGCCGGTACGGATTTTGCCGCGGTGCGGCGGTTGGATTCGTGGTGGCAGGTGGATGCCTGGCCTGAAGCTTCGGCGGGAGATGTTGCGTTGCTTGGGCAGCGCGCGGCGCAGTTTGTCGGCAATGAACACGCGGTCGAACTTACTTATGCAGGGCACTCTGTTACGCCGCGTGGAGTAGGGCGGATCAAGACCGGGGGCGATGAAGATAGTCGCATCTACATGCCGCTCGCTGCGTTTACCACTTGGACAGGCGTGGGACCTAGCGTGATTGAGTTGCAGGTGCCGGGTGGGGCGGCGAGCGTGGAAGCCACGATGGCGCGGCTGCGGCAGGCTCTGCCGGAGATGCAGGTGCAGCCGGTACGGCAGCTTGTTGAAGGCGAGTCGAAGATCGTGGATAAGACCCACTCACTGATGTATGGAGCGGTGCTGTTGATCGCGCTGACGGTGGCGGTGAGTGTGTTGGCGACTCTCTCTGCGAGTGTGTTAGAACGGCGACGTGATTTTGCTTTAATGAAGGCGCTGGGTGGATCGCAGATGCAGTTGATGGGGATGTTTTTGCTGGAGGCGCTGGTGCTTGCCTTAGCGGGTGTTGCTGCGGGGTTTGTCGTGGGGTCTGCTGCGGCGTGGGCGATCAGCGAGGGGAACTTTCACACGGCGACGCTACCGCATCTGTCAGTATTGCCATTGGTGCTGTTGCTGAATGTGGTGATTGCTGCGATGGCGGCGCTGTTCCCTGCGCGGGTTCTGCGTGGATTGCAGCCGGCTGCGCTGCTGAAAGGCGAGTGA
- a CDS encoding ABC transporter ATP-binding protein: MSEAKIQTGPLVDPHGDTRDDCAVIALKNVTREYVGHGGAVRALADATFSIVAGEWVAITGPSGSGKSTLVNLIGCLDRPTAGQLKIDNVDVASMTATELDRFRADKIGFIFQQFHLIPYLSAIENVMLAQYFHSMTDEAEARAALVRVGLGERVSHLPSELSGGEQQRVCIARALINNPPILLADEPTGNLDAANQTIVAELLQDLHRNGHTIVMVTHDPEMAGLAQRRIALSHGKVFCHPVGGPMVTLRR, encoded by the coding sequence GTGAGCGAGGCTAAGATACAGACCGGGCCGTTGGTCGATCCACACGGAGATACGCGGGACGACTGCGCTGTGATTGCGTTGAAGAACGTGACGCGGGAATATGTGGGGCATGGTGGTGCGGTACGGGCGCTTGCGGATGCTACGTTCTCGATTGTTGCGGGCGAGTGGGTTGCGATTACAGGGCCTTCGGGGTCGGGTAAGAGTACGCTGGTGAATTTGATTGGGTGTTTGGACCGGCCTACGGCGGGGCAGTTGAAGATCGATAATGTCGATGTGGCTTCGATGACGGCTACGGAGTTGGATCGATTTCGTGCGGACAAGATTGGGTTTATCTTTCAGCAGTTTCACTTGATTCCTTACTTGTCGGCGATTGAAAACGTAATGCTGGCGCAGTATTTTCACTCGATGACGGATGAGGCGGAGGCGCGTGCGGCGCTGGTGCGGGTGGGTTTGGGAGAGCGGGTTTCGCATCTTCCGAGTGAGCTGTCGGGTGGGGAGCAACAGAGGGTTTGTATTGCGAGGGCGCTGATTAATAATCCGCCGATTTTGCTGGCGGATGAGCCTACTGGAAATCTGGACGCTGCGAATCAGACGATTGTGGCGGAGCTGCTGCAGGATTTACATAGGAATGGCCATACGATTGTGATGGTGACCCATGATCCGGAGATGGCGGGGTTGGCGCAGAGACGGATTGCGTTGAGCCATGGAAAGGTTTTTTGTCATCCGGTCGGTGGACCGATGGTTACTTTGCGGAGATAA
- a CDS encoding NAD(+)/NADH kinase — MLQAAIISKPLKPELAGILRDLIAWLEARHYNYLLDPDSATYVSGVNPIPRVDLPKHKPNLVIVLGGDGTLLAAARAFARTTTPILSINLGSLGFLTEIPLSELYATLEAWCDNCAEIEVRSMMRAEIIRDGRLVKQWDALNDVVVAKGTIARMGDYSVEIDQQAVATFRADGIIVSTPTGSTAYNLAANGPIVMPSVNAMLVTPICPHLLTIRPIVVPGESTVCVEVVGVPNEIYLTVDGQEAVQLKLGDRVRCQRSDAAVRLLRHRPNGLFSVLRSKLKWGER, encoded by the coding sequence ATGCTCCAGGCCGCCATCATCTCCAAGCCGCTCAAGCCGGAACTCGCCGGCATCCTCCGCGACCTCATCGCGTGGCTTGAAGCCCGCCACTACAACTACCTCCTCGATCCCGACAGCGCCACCTACGTCTCCGGCGTCAATCCCATCCCGCGCGTCGATCTCCCCAAACACAAACCCAATCTGGTCATCGTCCTCGGCGGCGACGGCACACTCCTAGCCGCAGCCCGAGCCTTCGCCCGCACCACCACCCCTATCCTCAGCATCAACCTCGGTTCCCTGGGCTTCCTCACCGAGATCCCCCTCTCCGAGCTCTACGCCACCCTCGAAGCCTGGTGCGACAACTGCGCCGAGATCGAAGTCCGCAGTATGATGCGCGCCGAAATCATCCGCGACGGCAGGCTCGTCAAACAGTGGGACGCCCTCAACGACGTCGTCGTAGCCAAAGGAACCATCGCCCGCATGGGCGACTACTCCGTCGAGATCGACCAGCAGGCCGTCGCCACCTTCCGCGCTGACGGCATTATTGTCTCCACGCCCACCGGCTCCACGGCCTATAACCTGGCCGCCAACGGCCCCATCGTGATGCCCAGCGTCAACGCCATGCTGGTCACCCCCATCTGTCCTCACCTGCTCACCATCCGCCCCATCGTCGTTCCCGGCGAATCTACTGTATGCGTCGAGGTTGTAGGCGTGCCCAACGAAATCTACCTCACCGTAGACGGCCAAGAGGCAGTCCAGCTCAAACTAGGGGACCGCGTCCGCTGCCAGCGCTCCGACGCAGCAGTCCGTCTGCTCCGTCATCGTCCCAACGGCCTGTTCAGCGTTCTCCGCTCCAAGCTCAAATGGGGCGAGCGCTAA
- a CDS encoding neuromedin U gives MAKRSNRSVLLATLWLSAATLSAQDVPVTPAPKPQAATASSAPAGDDADALAKATQNPVASLISVPIQNNSNFGVGPYNRTQDVLNIQPVIPARISENWMLISRIIQPIVWQPYAAENTGGEYGIGDMSPTFFLSPAKPGKIIWGAGPAMVFPTATSSVLGQGKLSFGPSVVALIQPGHWTFGFLVNNVFSVVGSSHRPSVNQMTLQYFITYNLKKGWNINSGPIITANWHNGASGDAADGDDTPPGGRWTIPYGGGVGRVMRLGVQPVNISANFYGNAVHPPGASSWGMRLQIALLFPKKP, from the coding sequence ATGGCGAAACGAAGCAACCGCAGTGTCCTGTTGGCAACCCTGTGGCTATCCGCCGCGACCCTCTCCGCGCAGGACGTGCCCGTCACCCCCGCGCCAAAACCTCAAGCAGCCACCGCCTCCTCCGCACCAGCCGGAGACGACGCCGATGCTCTCGCCAAAGCCACACAAAACCCCGTAGCCAGCCTCATCAGCGTCCCCATCCAGAACAACTCCAACTTCGGCGTAGGGCCCTACAACCGTACCCAGGACGTACTCAACATTCAGCCCGTCATCCCCGCTCGCATCAGCGAAAACTGGATGCTCATCTCCAGAATCATTCAACCCATCGTCTGGCAGCCCTACGCAGCTGAAAACACCGGCGGCGAGTACGGCATCGGAGACATGAGCCCAACCTTCTTCCTCTCTCCCGCCAAGCCGGGAAAGATCATCTGGGGTGCCGGACCAGCAATGGTCTTTCCCACCGCAACCAGCAGCGTTCTCGGACAAGGAAAGCTAAGCTTCGGCCCCTCCGTCGTCGCTCTCATTCAACCCGGACACTGGACCTTCGGATTTCTAGTCAACAATGTATTCTCCGTCGTCGGCTCCTCTCATCGCCCATCCGTCAATCAAATGACGCTCCAATACTTCATCACCTACAACCTGAAGAAAGGCTGGAACATCAACAGCGGCCCTATCATCACAGCCAACTGGCACAACGGCGCGAGTGGTGATGCCGCAGACGGAGACGACACGCCCCCCGGCGGACGGTGGACCATCCCCTACGGCGGCGGCGTCGGCCGAGTCATGCGCCTCGGGGTTCAACCTGTCAACATCTCCGCAAACTTCTACGGCAACGCCGTCCATCCTCCAGGCGCATCCTCCTGGGGCATGCGCCTCCAGATCGCTCTCCTCTTCCCAAAGAAGCCATAG